A genome region from Triticum aestivum cultivar Chinese Spring chromosome 2B, IWGSC CS RefSeq v2.1, whole genome shotgun sequence includes the following:
- the LOC123042388 gene encoding uncharacterized protein isoform X1: MGPVRSERAGRPTESLYDTAGWRVRRLGAGRPLSRPTSSTGSLFRFGGKTTLSRRQWCAPMVVQALLMAISVAAAPALEFGADRRRRPTIQQRAWGLPFRPVAAASIVGSPGSPGGPWQRQIGNTPDVQSAGASCTTLSSGGGGWPSADAGAGAHSSGAPALSHDGPGSSLGAAATCNGGVAGHKKSCSNPVLLFCISSSSHLSCVFVSLFDPEGCICTGLFAFNWDSKDLCLSSPGCMGVLRVEFFIQ; the protein is encoded by the exons ATGGGGCCGGTCCGGTCAGAGCGTGCAGGGCGGCCGACAGAGTCTCTGTACGACACGGCTGGGTGGCGTGTACGCAGGTTGGGCGCAGGACGGCCGCTCTCTCGTCCTACGTCTAGCACGGGATCCCTTTTTAGATTTGGGGGAAAGACAACGCTGAGCCGGAGGCAGTGGTGCGCGCCCATGGTCGTTCAAGCTCTGCTCATGGCGATTTCAGTTGCGGCGGCGCCGGCGCTCGAATTTGG TGCAGATCGACGTCGGCGGCCAACGATCCAGCAGCGCGCTTGGGGGCTTCCGTTTCGGCCGGTGGCGGCCGCGTCAATAGTAggctcgccgggttctccgggGGGTCCTTGGCAGCGGCAGATCGGCAACACGCCAGATGTGCAATCAGCGGGTGCCTCCTGCACGACATTGAGCTCTGGCGGGGGCGGTTGGCCATCGGCGGACGCAGGGGCTGGCGCACATTCTTCTGGCGCGCCCGCGCTGAGCCACGACGGCCCCGGCAGCTCGCTCGGCGCTGCGGCGACCTGCAACGGTGGCGTCGCTGGGCACAAGAAAAGTTGCTCCAACCCAGTTCTGTTGTTCTGTATCTCCAGTTCTAGTCATCTGTCTTGTGTCTTTGTATCTCTATTTGATCCTGAAGGCTGTATTTGCACTGGTCTATTTGCTTTCAATTGGGATTCGAAAGACTTATGTTTGAGCTCACCAGGCTGTATGGGAGTGTTACGGGTGGAGTTTTTCATCCAATAA
- the LOC123042388 gene encoding uncharacterized protein isoform X2, translating to MGPVRSERAGRPTESLYDTAGWRVRRLGAGRPLSRPTSSTGSLFRFGGKTTLSRRQWCAPMVVQALLMAISVAAAPALEFGSTSAANDPAARLGASVSAGGGRVNSRLAGFSGGSLAAADRQHARCAISGCLLHDIELWRGRLAIGGRRGWRTFFWRARAEPRRPRQLARRCGDLQRWRRWAQEKLLQPSSVVLYLQF from the exons ATGGGGCCGGTCCGGTCAGAGCGTGCAGGGCGGCCGACAGAGTCTCTGTACGACACGGCTGGGTGGCGTGTACGCAGGTTGGGCGCAGGACGGCCGCTCTCTCGTCCTACGTCTAGCACGGGATCCCTTTTTAGATTTGGGGGAAAGACAACGCTGAGCCGGAGGCAGTGGTGCGCGCCCATGGTCGTTCAAGCTCTGCTCATGGCGATTTCAGTTGCGGCGGCGCCGGCGCTCGAATTTGG ATCGACGTCGGCGGCCAACGATCCAGCAGCGCGCTTGGGGGCTTCCGTTTCGGCCGGTGGCGGCCGCGTCAATAGTAggctcgccgggttctccgggGGGTCCTTGGCAGCGGCAGATCGGCAACACGCCAGATGTGCAATCAGCGGGTGCCTCCTGCACGACATTGAGCTCTGGCGGGGGCGGTTGGCCATCGGCGGACGCAGGGGCTGGCGCACATTCTTCTGGCGCGCCCGCGCTGAGCCACGACGGCCCCGGCAGCTCGCTCGGCGCTGCGGCGACCTGCAACGGTGGCGTCGCTGGGCACAAGAAAAGTTGCTCCAACCCAGTTCTGTTGTTCTGTATCTCCAGTTCTAG